AATGGTGAGCCATTTTGATTgaaaatacaccaactgaacaTACATATACACCAAGAGTTACCAGCCTACTGGCctgtggcgcacacacacacacacacacacacacacacacacacaaacacacacacacagcctctgaaCAAAAATGAGAACatgcacaagcgcgcgcgcacacacacacacacaccacacacaccacacacacacacacacacacacaccagcctactTTTTTGCTTTGAGCCAGTTGCTCAGACAGACAAGCCTGTTGACATTTGCTGGAGACAGCGATGCTCGTCTTTTCTGAACCACATGTCCAGAGAGGGAAAACAGTCTTTCTGATGGTACAGATGTTGCAGGCGTTGACAAGTACCTCCGTGCAAGAATGGCCAACTCACGGTGGGATGCTGCATGTGTGGACCACCACTCTTGCGGACTGTCATCTAGGTTAATCATGGGCTCTGCCTTGTACCGATCAATGCACCGCTCCACACTGTCTTCCTCTTCGTCCGAAGATGACTCATCTGCCAGCATGAGAGCTGGTTTCTTCTTTGCTGGCTCAGGTGTGTCATCCAGCTCTGCAGGCCTCTGCATCTCCATGAGCAAGGTGCGGATGGAATTCCACACCTGAACCCGGTCAGGTTTGGTGAGGCACTTCAGGTCTTTAAACCTTGGAATGAATAGATGTAAAACATGAACTTCAATGCAATACAAGCAACCTCACAAACCAAAAAGGAACAAAATATGGAGAGTTGGAAGATCTTAGCAATCTTACCTTGGGTCAAGTGCTGTTGCGATGCGCAGCCAAGTGGTGTTGTACTTGTCCTTGCGGCCATCCATGTCAGCTTTGAAGGTTGCCTTGAACTTGACCATATATGCTGGATCATCTTCAGTGGCATCCATCACTCTGGAGAGGTGACATAATGCTGGCAGGACCACGGAGCAAGACACATACATCTCTCCTCCCAGAAGATCGGAAACATACCTGCATCAACATACAAAAGCTGTTTAATGTTGTGATTCAcacgtgactctctctctcactcaaacacacacacacacacacacacacacacacacacacacacacacacacacacacacacacacacacacacacacacaggcttactgAACATGCCTGCATCAACATACAAAAGCTCTTTAATGTTGTGattcacacatctctctctctctctctctctctctcacacacacacacacacacacacacacacacacacacacacacacacacacacttagtataggcctactgacctGTGGCACAATCAAAGAGaagtcgttctctctctctctctctctctctctctctctcacacacacactcacacacacacacacacacacacaaacacacacacacacacacacacacacacacacacacacacacacacacacacacacacacacacacacacacacaaacttgaggGGGTGGAGTAGCCTACCTGCAATGCTCCAACGCAGTTTCCAGCTTCTTCGTTTTCTCTAGCTCAGCAGCAGTTGGCATGGGTATTCTCGTGGGATGAAGTGCCAGCGCATCCCTCAGCGGTTTGATATTCCGGTGGACTCTCTTAACCATCTCCAGAGTGCTGTTCCACCGGGTTGGCACCTCCTGTGTTAGAGCTTCTTGCTTTTGATGGTGAGCAGCCTGTTGTTGTTTAAGCTCGGAGGCATTTGCCGGGCTATGCTTGAAGTGGCCGACGAGTTTTCGGCATTTCGCCAGTGCTGAGTCGAACGGGCTGTTATGAAGGGACACAGTGACAGCCCGATGCACGCTGTGTGCTACGCAGGGTACGTGTTCAAACGGCAGTTGCCTGGCGGCCGCTACCATATTACGCGCACTGTCCGTAGTCAGGGACGCAACTTTTTCTTCGATTCCCCACTCTCTGGCTACTGTCATAAAGTGATCCACAACATTATCCGCGAAGTGCCTCTCTTCGGTCTTCATCACAGTCAGAGCGTGGGACTGAAGCTCCCACTGACGGGTGAAGTAATGGGCAGTGACACCCAGGTAATTGTCATTACTGACAGATGTCCAGTAATCCCCTGTCAGCGAGACCGCTTCTGCTTGCTCCAGCTTATCCTTCACCGCTGCCCTCTCCGTCGAGTATAACGTATCAATGCGGTCCATAATGGTTGCGCGGGAAGGAGCTTCGTATAAGCTGTCTTTTGAGGCGATACGAATGATCTCGGTCAGTCCCTCGTCTTCGACAAGACTGATGGGCCTACACGAAGTAGCCAGCCATTTAGCAATAGCTGCAGTCAGTTGGTTCTTTGTCGCGTTGTCCATCTGCCTTGATCTAAATGCATCCAGGGTTTGTTGTCGTTGAGGAGGCTGAGATGAATCTCCCGCTGGATGTTTAGCCATTAGGTGGTACTTTAAAGTCGAGGTGCTACGATGGTAACTAAATTCACTCTGACAGTCGCGACAGATGACTTTGGTCTTGTCAAGCGATCCATTATTCAAAACTTTGAAACTAAATTTACCGTTCAGGAGTGTTGTAGACTCCATTTCGCCTCAGAGCGCAGAGGACCTCAGACGACCTcagtctctctcatctctgctgAGTCTCAGGTTGCTACGAGACCAAATCACCCAACTTGTTCTTTAGTTGGTGGGGCTGAAAGAAAGGGCTCTAGCGCCAACCAGTGTTTGGGCGTCTTTTTTTACACAATGAGCTCTGCTGCCGAAGCAAAGACTTTGAATACACCAAGCTTATGAGAATAGGTGGAAATTGTACCATAAGGCCACGCAGCGTTAATCTCACGCTAAAAAACATATCGCGTTAAAATTGTCTCGCGTTAACGCGATAATAACGCGATAATTTTGACAGCACTAATATATATATGATGTTGCTGAAACTATTGATAAAAGAGAGTAAGAAGCTGGAGGCCCCAGTAAGCGGTGACAAGGATGGGGGATCTCCAAGAGGAGCGGGGGATCTccaagtgtgtgtacatgtgcagcaCGATTTTTTATGTTTCCGAACATGTGTTCCTGAAGAGTAGGCTGAGATGAAACAGCCTTGTAGTGTAAGCTACTGACAGATGAAAGGGGTAGAGCTGGGCATGCAtatgtatacacgtgtgtgtgtgtgtgtgtgtgtgtgtgtgtgtgtgtgtgtgtgtgtgtgtgtgtgtgtgtgtgtgtgtgtgtgtgtgtgtgtgtgtgtgtgtgtgtgtgtgtgtgtgtgcgtgtgtgtgtgaggtttacATAATGAGGGGGATGGTTGCAAGTTCATGCCAAGGTCAACTAGAAGCCTGTGCATGGTTCCATGCCCAGCTGGAATGGTGTTCAAAGCCCTGGGAGGGTGTATAACTCTCCCACCCGCCTCAACTCCCTTTCAACCCAGGCAAACTGCCCAGGCACCAACTTGTGCACTGAACACAGAGGGCAGTTTGGGGAAAGCCAACTGAGCAGGCAGACATGCTGCAAACAGCATTAGGGTATATATTCGGTAGCATTCAGCAAaaccaagagagagacagagagtgcagtgttcacttgtgtgttgtggagtgctgtattacaatgacaatggatgttgagtttcccatgtgggctttctctttcactttcccaGCCACAACCACGCGTGCACTTAAAGCTCCACTTTTAGTTACCGGAACTTTCTTCAGAGAGGGAGCAGATCAACACAGTTGAAGTCACGCTCTTTATACACGCATTAGacatcaaaaacacacacgctgCCATTTTGAACTGTGTGCTCATCACAAACACTCTCGCTcaaacactcaagcacacacgtacacacatgcatgcacacccgcacgaacacacacacacacggctatgaaGTTCTCATTAAGTGTCTGCATCAGTAGCTGGAGAGGGGGCTGGACAGGTGCACACTTTTCAGGAAACTGGTGCATTAGTGGCCACTCTCCCAAtttcagcaacaacaaaaaattgcATCTGTCCGTgagacatctctctctttccttctgccAAGTCCTGAGCCTCTTTCCTGTGtgcacacctctcctcctccatcacccactcccctacctccctccccACAACCCCCAGCATTTTCATCCATCCCCAAACCACACACTGACGGCTGCTCGGTTATGCGAGAGCTGATTCAATCAGTTTCTGAAATGCCCCTGCGTGTGGCCCTGCTTTAGTGCTGCCGGCGATTGCTAACGATCCAAAGACCTGCTGCCGATAGCTAAAGTGCCAATCAAATCAGAGCTTGTGTTTCAAGACCACCTTTGGTGGGATACACACTTAGCAGAGGCGGTGAGTTCAAAAGGAAGCTTTAGCTAACAAAGCACCTGGGTAAGACCAAGGACAGGTAAAACCACATTTTTTGTGTGGGAATAATGTTTTGTCCCTAGTTTgaggcatgtgtgagtgtgtgtgcccgcatgtgtgtgtgcgtctttcatGTAAGAGCGATTGAGGGAATCTGTGGCTTTACTTGCGTCACAGTAAGGCAAAGCCTCTGTGAGTCACGGCTTTATTGTTCCAAATAGTAAAAGTTTCTGAAAGCTTTTTAAACCTTGGTTCCAATATGTATGTTTGACGCAGCACTCTTTTGCAATTTAGACCTAAAACCTTGAGAAATTTCACTGATTTACCTAACTATACAAGATGTGCTGACAACTATTGTATCACATAACTCTAGATTAATAAAGATACTTGTATCAAAGCAAGGACCTTTGCTGAAGAGTGTTGGGTCTATTATGTGTCTCCATCATGACGAAAATGGGTTTGCATTTGGTATGAAATTACCATGACAGTTTCTGTTTGGTACTGCAGCATTTTCTCTGCTCTGTCCCAACATCAGCATTGCTCCATTTATGCAGTTTTGGATGCTGCTGGATTGAAATATATTtgcaattgagagagagagagagagagagagagagagagagagagaaagagagagaaagagaaagagagtgagagagacagacagacagacagacacacagaaagagagagagactcactggCTGGGCCcctatattttcagaaatgtttaaaaacatatatatacattttttaattattattttacatttctgaaaatgggggccctgCTATAATGA
The genomic region above belongs to Engraulis encrasicolus isolate BLACKSEA-1 unplaced genomic scaffold, IST_EnEncr_1.0 scaffold_207_np1212, whole genome shotgun sequence and contains:
- the LOC134442683 gene encoding E3 SUMO-protein ligase ZBED1-like is translated as MESTTLLNGKFSFKVLNNGSLDKTKVICRDCQSEFSYHRSTSTLKYHLMAKHPAGDSSQPPQRQQTLDAFRSRQMDNATKNQLTAAIAKWLATSCRPISLVEDEGLTEIIRIASKDSLYEAPSRATIMDRIDTLYSTERAAVKDKLEQAEAVSLTGDYWTSVSNDNYLGVTAHYFTRQWELQSHALTVMKTEERHFADNVVDHFMTVAREWGIEEKVASLTTDSARNMVAAARQLPFEHVPCVAHSVHRAVTVSLHNSPFDSALAKCRKLVGHFKHSPANASELKQQQAAHHQKQEALTQEVPTRWNSTLEMVKRVHRNIKPLRDALALHPTRIPMPTAAELEKTKKLETALEHCRYVSDLLGGEMYVSCSVVLPALCHLSRVMDATEDDPAYMVKFKATFKADMDGRKDKYNTTWLRIATALDPRFKDLKCLTKPDRVQVWNSIRTLLMEMQRPAELDDTPEPAKKKPALMLADESSSDEEEDSVERCIDRYKAEPMINLDDSPQEWWSTHAASHRELAILARRYLSTPATSVPSERLFSLSGHVVQKRRASLSPANVNRLVCLSNWLKAKK